In Zingiber officinale cultivar Zhangliang chromosome 8B, Zo_v1.1, whole genome shotgun sequence, a single genomic region encodes these proteins:
- the LOC122013467 gene encoding uncharacterized protein LOC122013467 yields the protein MRRRRFVQRNREAGHERLFNDYFSIIPVYHDEIFRRRFRMRRELFLRIVNALENHSTFFQQRDDAVRRKGLSPLQKYTTAIRQPAYGVPTDHLDEYLRMGESTPSVLFQVLRIVVEIFGDKYLRRPNADDAQRLLQMHDERHGFPGMLGSIDCMHWKWKNCPVAWKGNIPEINFTVNVTVYTKGYYLTDGIYSEWATFVKAFPCPEDPKRKLFKERQESARKDVERAFRVLQSRWAIVRGPTRYWYKKKLKQTMLACIILYNMIVEDEGGHVINWYNEEGDKPAQPIHGSNRGFQDYLRTNSELRDTQVHHQLRADLVEHIWGQYNNNP from the exons ATGCGCAGAAGAAGGTTCGTCCAAAGAAATCGTGAAGCTGGGCATGAGAGACTcttcaatgattatttctctaTAATCCCGGTGTATCACGATGAAATATTTCGAAGACGATTTCGAATGCGAAGAGAGTTATTCCTCCGCATAGTGAATGCATTAGAGAATCATTCAACATTTTTTCAACAAAGGGACGATGCTGTACGAAGAAAAGGGTTATCACCACTACAAAAATACACCACTGCGATTCGCCAACCGGCTTATGGAGTCCCCACCGATCATCTTGACGAGTACCTACGTATGGGTGAATCAACGCCATCGGTGCTTTTTCAAGTTCTGCGAATCGTTGTTGAAATATTTGGTGataagtacttgagaaggccaAATGCTGATGATGCTCAACGTCTTCTGCAAATGCATGATGAGAGACATGGCTTTCCTGGCATGTTAGGTAGCATTGATTGTATGCACTGGAAATGGAAAAATTGTCCAGTTGCTTGGAAAG GAAATATACCGGAGATTAATTTCACGGTGAACGTCACTGTATATACGAAGGGCTATTATCTAACAGATGGAATATATTCCGAGTGGGCTACTTTTGTTAAGGCTTTTCCTTGCCCGGAGGATCCCAAGAGGAAATTGTTTAAGGAAAGACAGGAGTCTGCAAGAAAAGATGTTGAACGGGCATTTAGGGTGCTCCAATCTCGATGGGCGATTGTCAGAGGTCCAACTCGGTATTGGTATAAGAAAAAGTTAAAACAAACCATGTTAGCATGCATTATTTTGTATAATATGATTGTTGAGGATGAGGGAGGTCATGTGATAAATTGGTACAACGAAGAAGGTGACAAACCCGCACAACCTATCCATGGCTCAAACCGAGGATTTCAGGATTATCTTCGAACAAATTCTGAGTTACGTGACACTCAAGTTCATCACCAACTTCGCGCCGACTTAGTTGAGCATATCTGGGGGCAATACAACAACAATCCgtga
- the LOC122013466 gene encoding glutathione S-transferase T3-like yields MSHPYFTSSVVHGYEIPHTTGMSFTHSMSNEPTTPTFVSETQFSDRESLIEVVNLEKTVSNAESTRKRSSWTKVEDEVLARSFVTISDDPIIDNDQKADAFWGWVASYYNENLPLGANTRSANVIRGYNDEDILRFAYEKYLSENNGVAFNLEHVWRIVKDRPMFTPQSADHFVATKKTRTSESGASDTSSNQDVSIDLDYEDTRPMGQKAAKRKGKDKVKSTMEDLTVNYNNIITKFTEYTSVNKSEVDLKQKQLEVEEIKAKAALSKSKAKNRRLKLKEYEILNKDTS; encoded by the exons ATGAGCCATCCATATTTCACGTCGTCGGTTGTTCATGGATATGAAATCCCGCACACAACTGGTATGTCTTTCACTCATTCGATGTCGAATGAACCTACAACTCCGACTTTTGTCTCAGAGACTCAATTTTCCGACCGTGAATCCCTAATTGAGGTGGTCAATTTAGAAAAGACGGTTTCAAATGCTGAGAGTACAAGAAAGCGTTCAAGTTGGACAAAGGTTGAAGACGAGGTCTTAGCGAGAAGTTTTGTCACTATCAGTGATGATCCAATAATCGACAATGATCAAAAGGCGGATGCTTTTTGGGGATGGGTTGCAAGCTACTACAATGAGAATCTTCCTTTAGGTGCAAACACCAGAAGTGCAAATGTTATACG TGGTTACAATGATGAAGATATATTGAGGTTTGCGTACGAAAAATATCTATCCGAAAACAATGGTGTTGCTTTCAATCTCGAACATGTGTGGAGAATTGTCAAAGATCGTCCAATGTTTACTCCACAGTCCGCTGATCACTTTGTGGCCACAAAGAAGACGAGGACCTCAGAGTCGGGAGCAAGCGACACCTCCTCCAACCAAGATGTGAGTATAGACCTGGATTATGAAGATACTCGTCCAATGGGGCAAAAGGcagcaaaaagaaagggaaaagacaaAGTAAAATCGACCATGGAGGATCTGACAGTAAACTACAACAATATTATCACAAAGTTCACTGAGTACACAAGCGTGAATAAGTCCGAAGTCGATTTGAAACAAAAACAACTCGAAGTAGAGGAGATTAAGGCAAAAGCTGCATTGTCCAAATCTAAAGCTAAGAATCGTCGCTTGAAGTTGAAGGAGTACGAAATATTGAACAAAGACACCTCGTAG
- the LOC122015895 gene encoding cytochrome P450 90B2-like yields MSSDRHQFLLFLPILPLFLLFLLLKWRAHRGTTTSLPPAVGGGWPLVGHTFAYLAPHPATSVGRFMSRSLARHGPIFRSMNLFGEPTVVSADAGLNRFVLQNEGKLFECCYPRSIGGILGKWSMLVLVGDMHREMRTISLNFMSHARLRSLLLPEVERHTLLVLRSWPEDRPFSAQEEAKKFTFNLMAKNIMSMGPNEAETEKLRREYITFMKGVVSAPLNFPGTSYWKALKSRSNILRVIEQKMEERMMADTTDKCKKEAGEEEEEEEDLLGWALNHSNLSKDQILDLLLSLLFAGHETSSMALALAIYFLQACPKAVDQLRDEHREIALRKKERGETRLNWEDYKQMEFTQCVISETLRLGNVVRFVHRKVLQDVHYKGYKIPSGWKILPVFAAVHLDASLYDDPHKFDPWRWQSAKTTGSNFMAYGGGPRLCAGSELAKLELAVFLHHLVLSFRWDLAEPDQAFAFPFLDFPRGLTIKVHSVLYV; encoded by the exons ATGTCCAGCGATCGccaccaattcctcctcttcctccccaTCCTCCCCCTCtttctcctctttctcctcctGAAATGGAGAGCCCATCGCGGGACGACGACTTCCCTCCCTCCCGCAGTCGGTGGCGGGTGGCCCCTCGTCGGCCACACCTTCGCCTACCTCGCCCCGCACCCGGCTACCTCCGTCGGCAGGTTCATGTCCCGCAGCCTCGCACGCCACGGGCCCATCTTCCGGTCGATGAATCTGTTCGGTGAGCCCACCGTCGTGTCGGCCGACGCCGGCCTGAACCGGTTCGTCCTCCAAAACGAAGGCAAGCTGTTCGAGTGCTGCTACCCCCGCAGCATCGGCGGCATCCTCGGCAAGTGGTCCATGCTGGTGCTGGTCGGCGACATGCACCGCGAAATGCGCACCATCTCCCTCAACTTCATGAGCCACGCCCGCCTCCGGTCGCTGCTCCTTCCGGAGGTGGAGCGCCACACCCTGCTCGTCCTCCGGTCGTGGCCGGAGGACCGCCCCTTCTCCGCCCAAGAAGAAGCCAAGAAG TTTACATTCAATTTGATGGcgaagaacatcatgagcatgggcCCGAACGAAGCAGAGACAGAGAAGCTGAGGCGGGAGTACATAACGTTCATGAAGGGAGTGGTTTCCGCTCCGCTAAATTTCCCCGGAACTTCATATTGGAAAGCCTTGAAG TCGCGGTCAAACATTCTGAGAGTAATCGAGCAGAAAATGGAGGAGAGAATGATGGCAGATACTACTGATAAATGTAAAAAGGAGgcgggggaagaagaagaagaagaagaagatttgcTGGGTTGGGCTCTAAATCACTCAAATCTGTCCAAAGACCAGATTCTTGATCTGCTGCTCAGCTTGCTCTTTGCCGGCCATGAAACCTCCTCCATGGCCCTCGCCTTAGCCATTTATTTTCTGCAGGCCTGCCCCAAAGCCGTTGATCAACTAAGG GACGAGCACAGGGAGATCGCACTGAGGAAGAAGGAAAGAGGAGAGACGAGATTGAACTGGGAAGACTACAAGCAGATGGAGTTCACCCAATGC GTCATAAGTGAGACCCTGAGACTCGGCAATGTTGTGAGGTTTGTGCATAGAAAGGTTCTCCAAGACGTTCACTACAAAG ggtaCAAAATCCCCTCTGGTTGGAAAATTCTCCCGGTGTTCGCGGCGGTGCACTTGGATGCTTCGCTGTACGACGACCCCCACAAATTCGACCCCTGGAGATGGCAG AGTGCCAAAACGACGGGCAGCAACTTCATGGCCTACGGCGGCGGCCCCCGTCTGTGCGCCGGGTCTGAGCTTGCGAAGCTGGAGCTAGCTGTCTTCCTCCACCACCTCGTGCTCAGTTTCCGGTGGGACCTGGCGGAGCCCGATCAAGCTTTTGCCTTCCCCTTCCTTGACTTCCCAAGAGGGCTCACAATCAAAGTCCACTCCGTACTCTACGTTTGA